The Gilliamella apicola genome window below encodes:
- a CDS encoding SPOR domain-containing protein: MVQRDYVRKKSRSKKNNSRNKPNLMIFLAIIIVILFSAILYYVVNNKPTQPVKPPKKNTQAPAITLPERPQERWTYLKELETPNASYDSRASERQQILDSFINNSRPVTPTKNNNSASKQETTTSITTQNIDTSNKWILKCGAFKDKANAETLKARIAMIGISGSVSSGQLYRVTAGQYTNKNEAEKALNSLKNNGINDCIISN, encoded by the coding sequence GTGGTTCAGCGTGATTATGTAAGAAAAAAGAGCCGATCAAAAAAAAATAATTCACGAAATAAGCCTAATTTAATGATATTTTTGGCCATTATCATCGTTATTCTATTTTCTGCTATTCTCTATTACGTTGTGAATAACAAACCAACCCAACCAGTTAAACCACCCAAAAAAAATACACAAGCTCCAGCAATAACATTACCAGAACGACCACAAGAACGTTGGACCTATCTTAAAGAGTTAGAAACTCCAAATGCTAGTTATGATTCAAGAGCAAGCGAACGGCAACAAATTTTAGATAGTTTTATCAATAATTCACGCCCTGTTACACCAACTAAAAATAATAATAGTGCGAGCAAACAAGAAACTACCACATCAATAACTACGCAAAATATTGATACTTCAAATAAATGGATCTTGAAATGCGGAGCATTCAAAGATAAAGCTAATGCCGAAACACTTAAAGCAAGAATCGCAATGATTGGAATCAGTGGTAGTGTATCTTCCGGTCAATTATATCGAGTCACAGCTGGCCAATACACTAATAAAAATGAGGCAGAGAAGGCATTAAACTCATTAAAAAATAATGGGATTAATGATTGTATTATTTCTAACTAA
- a CDS encoding virulence factor BrkB family protein, with the protein MKLFKNIHLFIKMLWSRINQDRLTTSSAGLAYTTILALVPLITVIFSLLSAFPMFDEVSLALKKIIYNNLVPTASDTIENYLEQFIGNTKKMTFMGVIGLIVTSLLLINSINTALNQIWKTKRKRSFMYNLTMYWTILTLGPILAGSSVAISSYVFSLKWLSTAATGNFLLSTLPFFISVAGFWLLYSIIPTESVPFKESIVGAIVAAILFELGKRAFALYITSFPTYQLIYGVVSSIPIMLVWIYFSWCIVLFGAEFAATLTDFNRKQHPAENQSLPE; encoded by the coding sequence ATGAAATTATTCAAAAATATACACCTGTTCATTAAAATGTTATGGTCGCGTATAAATCAAGACCGTTTAACAACATCTTCTGCAGGGTTGGCTTATACAACAATCCTTGCTTTAGTGCCACTTATTACTGTTATATTTTCTCTACTCTCTGCTTTTCCTATGTTTGACGAAGTCAGCCTTGCATTAAAAAAAATAATTTATAACAATCTGGTTCCGACAGCCAGTGACACTATTGAGAATTATCTAGAACAATTTATTGGCAATACTAAAAAAATGACCTTTATGGGAGTGATAGGTTTAATTGTTACATCGCTTTTACTAATTAATTCAATCAACACTGCGCTTAATCAAATCTGGAAAACCAAGCGTAAACGATCATTTATGTACAATTTAACTATGTATTGGACAATATTAACGTTAGGTCCTATTTTAGCTGGTTCAAGTGTTGCAATAAGTTCTTATGTATTTTCATTAAAATGGCTTTCCACTGCTGCAACAGGTAACTTTCTACTTAGTACTTTACCTTTTTTTATATCTGTAGCTGGTTTCTGGTTGCTTTATAGTATTATTCCCACAGAATCAGTACCTTTTAAGGAGTCTATAGTTGGAGCCATTGTCGCAGCAATATTATTTGAATTAGGAAAACGAGCATTTGCGCTGTATATAACTTCTTTCCCAACTTATCAACTTATTTATGGGGTTGTATCCTCAATTCCCATTATGTTAGTTTGGATCTATTTTTCTTGGTGCATTGTTTTATTTGGCGCCGAGTTTGCAGCAACTTTAACGGACTTTAACCGTAAACAGCACCCAGCTGAAAATCAATCATTACCAGAGTAA
- the dtd gene encoding D-aminoacyl-tRNA deacylase, translating to MIALIQRVKQASVTVDNQIIGQINHGLLVLLGVEQEDNEQKAIRLCEKVLGYRIFSDNEGKMNLNVRQTNGELLVVSQFTLAADTQKGMRPSFTKGANPDEANKLYQFFVEQCKKQINTQTGQFAADMQVSLINDGPVTFWLQV from the coding sequence ATGATCGCCTTAATCCAACGTGTTAAACAAGCTAGTGTTACTGTTGATAATCAAATTATTGGACAGATTAATCATGGATTACTAGTATTATTAGGTGTAGAACAAGAAGATAATGAGCAAAAAGCAATACGCTTATGTGAAAAAGTACTAGGATACCGGATATTTAGTGATAATGAAGGCAAAATGAATTTAAATGTTCGCCAAACTAATGGTGAACTATTAGTTGTTTCTCAATTTACACTAGCAGCCGATACACAAAAAGGTATGCGCCCTAGTTTTACTAAAGGTGCAAATCCGGATGAAGCCAATAAACTATATCAATTTTTTGTTGAACAATGTAAAAAGCAAATTAACACCCAAACAGGACAATTTGCAGCTGACATGCAGGTTTCTTTGATAAATGATGGACCAGTGACATTCTGGCTACAAGTCTAA
- a CDS encoding histidine-type phosphatase, whose product MILLNSRKLLTAFLFTFTSLSFAQPNVIVGSKTAYQYNSNQTLTSAPTGYQAFYIDHVGRHGSRYISKSKYEDLAYHILLLADSQHQLTDSGKDLLRQVTILKQLNQNHYGQLTNLGRKDISLISNRMLANNPTVFKGQKIEVISTSSPRAKETAEIFIDSFKAKYPNIHVIQQPDNEQTLLRFFEYSPAYSEYKKSKAVKDAVKSIEYASQTKQMSKQVAKGIFKKSFLIKLKKGLDESEDTLLKTSDFVIAIYQLYQELQAFSPQVLTDNHLDLDRYFSAEQKTWLNTVVTAKNYLQIGPAFDATGIQIKIAAPLLWDMIHSADKAIVDNNVDANLRFAHAETVSPLATLLEIEGSANVVKTLFNYPTVWRADKIIPMGANIQWILYKSEQTHQPILMKVLLNEREVHLPIKTDSYPYYRWNDVKQFYVDKLNKLGLHENQSAIEMLKNLK is encoded by the coding sequence ATGATACTGCTGAATTCGCGTAAGTTATTGACTGCCTTTTTATTTACCTTTACTTCATTAAGTTTTGCTCAACCTAATGTGATTGTTGGTTCCAAAACAGCTTACCAATACAATTCTAACCAAACTCTTACTTCGGCTCCAACAGGCTATCAAGCTTTTTATATTGACCATGTTGGGCGTCATGGCTCGCGGTATATCAGTAAGTCAAAGTATGAAGATCTTGCCTATCACATTCTATTATTGGCTGACAGTCAACATCAATTGACTGATTCAGGAAAAGATCTACTTAGGCAAGTCACTATCCTTAAGCAATTAAATCAGAACCATTATGGCCAGCTTACCAATCTGGGTCGCAAAGACATTAGTTTGATAAGTAACCGAATGTTGGCAAATAATCCAACAGTATTTAAAGGGCAAAAAATTGAAGTTATTTCAACGAGTTCTCCAAGAGCAAAAGAAACAGCAGAAATTTTCATTGATTCTTTTAAAGCAAAATATCCTAATATTCATGTGATTCAACAACCAGATAATGAGCAAACATTATTGCGCTTTTTTGAGTATTCTCCCGCTTATAGTGAATATAAAAAAAGTAAAGCAGTTAAAGATGCTGTGAAATCTATTGAGTATGCTTCTCAAACTAAACAGATGAGTAAACAAGTTGCCAAAGGCATTTTTAAAAAATCTTTTTTAATTAAGTTAAAAAAAGGATTGGATGAATCTGAGGATACATTATTAAAAACATCGGATTTTGTTATTGCAATATACCAATTATATCAAGAATTACAGGCTTTTTCGCCACAAGTTTTAACGGACAACCATCTTGATTTAGATCGTTATTTTTCAGCAGAACAAAAGACATGGCTTAATACAGTTGTTACTGCAAAAAATTATTTGCAGATAGGTCCTGCTTTTGATGCTACAGGAATTCAAATTAAAATTGCTGCACCATTATTATGGGATATGATTCACTCTGCCGATAAGGCAATAGTTGATAATAATGTGGATGCTAATTTGCGCTTTGCTCATGCTGAAACGGTTTCTCCATTAGCTACTTTACTCGAAATTGAAGGCTCTGCTAATGTTGTTAAAACACTGTTTAATTATCCTACTGTATGGCGAGCAGATAAAATTATCCCTATGGGGGCGAATATTCAATGGATTCTTTATAAAAGCGAGCAAACTCATCAACCGATTTTAATGAAAGTATTACTAAATGAGCGGGAAGTGCATTTACCTATTAAAACAGATAGTTACCCTTATTATCGATGGAATGATGTAAAACAATTTTATGTTGATAAACTGAATAAATTAGGTTTACATGAGAACCAGTCAGCAATAGAGATGTTAAAAAATCTTAAATAA
- the dauA gene encoding C4-dicarboxylic acid transporter DauA, with protein sequence MKLYGLSGTKISCAFISACITTPYNTTRFLKDLIAGITVGIIAIPLAMALAIASGVPPQHGLYTAIIAGFVIALTGGSRFSVSGPTAAFVVILYPVSLQYGLSGLLIATLLSGVFLILMGMIRLGRLIEYIPLPVVLGFTSGIAITIATMQIKDFFGLTLEHMPESYISKVIELAKTLPSINIADTIVGMVTLIVLIVWPKFRVKISGHLPALVAGIIVMFIFNQFGYQIETIGSRFTYTLADNTIGHGIPSVLPEFVLPWENAEFNWDWTTLSALLPISLTMAMLCAIESLLCAVVLDEMTHTKHHSNSELIGQGLGNIIAPFFGGISATAAIARSAANVKAGATSPIAAVLHSLIVLLALICFAPLLSYIPLSAMAALLLIVAWNMSAVQRVMYIIKCAPKDDILIMLICMSLTVLFDMVIAITLGIVLASILFMRRIARMTRLVELNRCDDKTLVLRVNGPLFFAAAEKTFVELYKKINGYEHIVLQWDAVPILDAGGLNALIHFIDELPEHVDLSICELQFQPLKTLARAKIVPIPNKLMFFSTLDEALKDKE encoded by the coding sequence ATGAAATTATATGGCCTTTCTGGCACCAAAATTAGCTGTGCATTTATCTCAGCTTGTATAACTACCCCTTATAACACAACGCGTTTTCTCAAAGACCTAATAGCGGGGATAACCGTTGGTATTATCGCTATACCACTAGCAATGGCTCTTGCAATTGCTAGTGGCGTTCCACCACAACATGGACTTTATACCGCAATTATAGCCGGTTTTGTTATTGCTCTAACGGGAGGATCTCGTTTTAGTGTTTCTGGACCTACCGCCGCATTTGTCGTTATCTTATATCCAGTATCATTACAATATGGTTTATCTGGATTATTAATTGCAACATTATTATCGGGTGTTTTTCTAATATTAATGGGTATGATTCGATTAGGGAGATTAATTGAATATATTCCATTACCTGTCGTATTAGGTTTTACCTCAGGCATAGCAATTACCATCGCTACAATGCAAATTAAAGATTTCTTTGGTTTGACTCTTGAACATATGCCTGAAAGTTATATAAGCAAAGTTATTGAATTAGCTAAGACTTTACCTTCAATCAATATTGCAGACACAATTGTCGGAATGGTAACACTAATTGTATTAATTGTATGGCCAAAATTTCGAGTGAAGATATCAGGTCACTTACCAGCATTAGTTGCAGGTATTATTGTCATGTTTATATTTAATCAATTCGGCTATCAGATTGAAACTATAGGCTCACGATTTACTTATACACTTGCTGATAATACTATTGGTCATGGTATCCCTTCGGTACTACCTGAATTTGTTTTACCATGGGAAAATGCTGAATTTAATTGGGATTGGACGACACTTTCTGCTTTACTTCCGATTTCACTAACTATGGCAATGTTATGCGCTATTGAATCACTGCTTTGTGCAGTAGTGTTAGATGAAATGACCCACACAAAACATCACTCAAACAGTGAACTTATAGGTCAAGGTTTAGGCAATATTATTGCACCGTTTTTTGGTGGTATTTCGGCTACTGCCGCTATCGCACGATCAGCTGCGAATGTTAAGGCTGGTGCTACATCACCTATTGCAGCAGTCTTACATTCATTAATAGTATTACTTGCTCTTATTTGCTTTGCACCACTTTTATCTTATATTCCACTATCAGCAATGGCTGCTTTGCTATTAATAGTGGCTTGGAATATGAGTGCCGTGCAACGAGTAATGTATATCATCAAATGCGCACCTAAAGATGATATTTTAATTATGTTAATCTGTATGTCGCTTACCGTATTATTCGATATGGTTATAGCAATTACACTTGGCATAGTATTGGCTTCCATATTATTTATGCGTCGTATTGCTCGAATGACTCGCTTAGTTGAGCTAAATCGATGTGATGATAAAACCTTAGTTTTACGTGTAAATGGCCCACTATTTTTTGCTGCGGCAGAAAAAACTTTTGTTGAGCTTTATAAAAAAATTAACGGTTATGAGCATATTGTATTACAATGGGATGCCGTACCAATTCTTGACGCTGGCGGACTTAATGCTTTAATACACTTTATTGATGAATTGCCTGAACACGTTGATTTATCAATTTGTGAATTACAATTTCAACCATTGAAAACATTAGCTCGCGCCAAAATTGTACCTATCCCCAATAAACTAATGTTCTTCTCAACATTAGATGAAGCATTGAAAGATAAAGAGTAA
- a CDS encoding HdeD family acid-resistance protein: MISDENNVQYVKQKSNWLIVIGFILIVLGCLALGYQFMATVFSVYFIGTLILIAGIAQTINSFNLKGFGQTALWAVMGILYIIVGLISFFRPIAVSSALTLVIAILLIMSGFTQIFASFSNRNLPRWGWVLTSGIITLILGLMIITGWPYDSLWVLGMFLGIDLIFQGFAYVAIGFAVKN, from the coding sequence ATGATATCTGATGAAAATAACGTTCAATATGTAAAACAAAAATCAAATTGGTTAATCGTAATTGGCTTTATTTTAATTGTATTAGGATGTTTAGCCTTAGGCTATCAGTTCATGGCTACTGTTTTTTCTGTCTATTTTATTGGTACATTAATTTTAATTGCAGGAATCGCACAAACAATAAATTCATTTAACCTTAAAGGTTTTGGTCAAACGGCATTATGGGCAGTAATGGGTATTTTATACATTATTGTTGGCTTAATATCTTTTTTTAGACCGATTGCGGTTTCATCAGCTTTAACTTTAGTGATTGCGATCTTGTTAATTATGAGTGGCTTTACACAAATTTTTGCCTCTTTTAGTAATCGAAATCTACCGCGTTGGGGATGGGTACTCACTTCTGGTATTATAACCCTAATTTTAGGTTTAATGATTATTACTGGCTGGCCATATGATAGTCTTTGGGTATTAGGAATGTTTTTAGGTATTGACCTTATATTCCAAGGTTTTGCATATGTAGCAATTGGTTTTGCTGTAAAAAACTGA
- the rsgA gene encoding small ribosomal subunit biogenesis GTPase RsgA: MAKNQLSKNQKRRVAAKHQQRLETKQDENLSNFSSPRDGVVISRFGKSADVEDNARHIYRCSIRRTLPSLVTGDKVVWRESLEPNTNGIIEAVHTRHSELVRPDFYDGVKPVAANVDQIVIISAVLPELSLNIIDRYLVACEVTNIEPIIVLNKIDLLSDEQRAEVEKQLTIYTNIGYQVLYVSCQNHQGIAALQAVLQNKISILVGQSGVGKSSIINLLLPHQLQSAITGNISELSGLGQHTTTSTRLYHLPNGGDIIDSPGIREFGLWHLEPEQVISGFKEFDDYLGGCQFRDCNHLDTPGCLLQQAVRDSKIAPSRLDNYHRILQTMKEVKARTNKSYK, translated from the coding sequence GTGGCAAAAAATCAACTATCCAAAAATCAAAAAAGACGCGTAGCGGCTAAACATCAACAACGATTAGAAACCAAACAAGATGAGAATCTTTCAAATTTTTCATCGCCTCGTGATGGTGTGGTGATAAGCCGTTTTGGGAAGTCGGCTGATGTTGAAGATAACGCACGACACATTTATCGCTGTAGCATTCGGCGCACTTTACCATCGTTAGTGACTGGCGACAAAGTCGTGTGGCGCGAAAGTTTGGAGCCAAATACCAATGGCATTATTGAGGCTGTACATACAAGGCATTCTGAGTTGGTTCGCCCTGATTTTTATGACGGGGTTAAACCAGTTGCAGCCAATGTCGATCAAATAGTGATTATCTCAGCTGTTTTACCTGAGCTATCACTTAATATTATTGATCGTTATTTAGTGGCTTGCGAAGTAACCAATATTGAGCCAATCATTGTCTTAAATAAAATTGATTTATTGAGCGATGAACAACGAGCAGAAGTTGAAAAGCAATTAACTATTTACACCAATATTGGTTATCAGGTTTTATATGTTTCTTGTCAAAATCACCAAGGAATTGCTGCATTGCAGGCTGTCTTGCAGAATAAAATATCTATTTTAGTTGGTCAGTCCGGTGTCGGTAAATCAAGTATTATTAATTTATTATTACCACATCAATTACAATCGGCTATAACTGGAAATATTTCAGAATTATCTGGTCTTGGACAGCATACTACTACTTCAACCAGACTTTATCATTTGCCAAATGGAGGTGATATTATTGATTCACCAGGTATTCGTGAATTTGGTTTATGGCATCTAGAGCCTGAACAGGTAATTAGTGGTTTTAAAGAGTTCGATGACTATTTAGGTGGATGTCAATTCCGTGATTGTAATCATCTTGATACGCCAGGTTGCTTATTACAACAAGCTGTGAGAGATAGCAAAATTGCACCTTCAAGATTAGATAATTATCATCGAATTTTACAGACTATGAAAGAAGTAAAAGCTAGAACGAATAAAAGTTATAAATAA
- the orn gene encoding oligoribonuclease: MTTPSQINSNNLIWIDLEMTGLNPAIDRIIEIATIVTDSNLNILAEGPVIAIHQSNELLALMDDWNKNTHGKSGLIERVRQSTVNEQQAEQQTIEFLKQWVPANSSPICGNTIGQDRRFLFNYMPNLESYFHYRYLDVSTIKELAKRWKPEILKGITKQNTHQALDDIRDSIAELIYYRQHFFKLKN, from the coding sequence ATGACCACACCATCACAAATTAACAGTAACAACCTTATTTGGATCGATCTTGAAATGACCGGACTAAACCCAGCAATCGATCGTATTATTGAAATTGCAACTATTGTAACTGATTCTAATTTAAACATTTTGGCTGAGGGACCTGTTATTGCCATTCATCAATCCAATGAACTATTAGCCTTAATGGATGATTGGAACAAAAATACCCACGGTAAATCTGGTTTAATTGAACGAGTACGCCAAAGTACCGTTAATGAACAACAAGCAGAACAACAAACTATCGAATTTTTAAAACAGTGGGTACCTGCAAACAGTTCACCAATTTGCGGTAACACTATTGGTCAAGACCGCCGTTTTCTATTTAACTATATGCCTAATTTAGAAAGTTATTTTCATTACCGCTATTTAGACGTTAGTACCATAAAAGAATTAGCAAAACGATGGAAACCTGAAATTTTAAAAGGAATCACAAAGCAAAATACTCATCAAGCGCTTGATGATATTCGTGATTCAATTGCAGAGCTTATTTATTATCGCCAACATTTTTTTAAGCTTAAAAACTAA
- the waaA gene encoding lipid IV(A) 3-deoxy-D-manno-octulosonic acid transferase has protein sequence MQLLYTILLYLIQPLVWIRLLWRSRKAPAYRKRWSERYGFCKNKVKANGILVHAVSVGETIAAIPLIRALQQQYPDLPITVTTMTPTGSERVKSLLKDSVSHVYLPYDLPCAIKRFLKITRPKLVIIMETELWPNFISQCYKNAIPLIIANARLSERSAKRYSKLGTTIKQLLAKISMVAAQNKQDGERFTALGLPSDHLTVTGSIKFDINLTTEQQQKIANLKQQWQLNRPVFIVASTHDGEDEIILKAFKQLLLQHPDLLLILVPRHPERFKKIEKLIKNNQFNYITRSSNQIPTDQTQVVLGDTMGELLELYSVADIAFIGGSLVDHGGHNPLEPALHHIPIISGQYFFNFKIICEQLIAANGMIICDSTAEALYLVVNNLLNNKTESQQIGENAYQVLKQNQGALDRLLGIINRYLYSK, from the coding sequence ATGCAATTACTTTATACCATTTTACTCTATCTTATTCAGCCATTGGTATGGATAAGATTACTTTGGCGCAGCCGCAAAGCGCCAGCATACCGTAAGCGTTGGTCGGAGCGGTATGGTTTTTGCAAAAATAAAGTGAAGGCAAATGGTATTTTAGTCCACGCAGTATCCGTAGGTGAAACCATTGCCGCTATCCCTCTTATTAGAGCATTGCAGCAACAATATCCTGATTTACCCATTACCGTCACAACGATGACACCGACAGGCTCTGAGCGAGTTAAATCATTATTAAAAGACAGTGTGAGCCATGTCTATTTACCATATGACCTGCCATGTGCCATCAAACGTTTTTTAAAAATTACCCGACCCAAATTAGTCATTATTATGGAAACTGAACTTTGGCCTAATTTTATTAGCCAATGCTATAAGAACGCTATCCCATTAATTATCGCTAATGCTCGTTTGTCCGAACGCTCAGCAAAACGTTACAGTAAGCTAGGCACCACCATTAAGCAATTACTAGCTAAAATCAGCATGGTTGCCGCACAAAATAAGCAAGATGGTGAACGCTTTACAGCATTAGGTTTACCCAGCGATCATCTAACCGTAACGGGTAGTATTAAGTTCGACATTAATTTAACAACTGAGCAACAACAAAAAATTGCAAACTTAAAACAACAATGGCAATTAAACCGTCCAGTTTTTATTGTAGCTAGTACTCATGATGGTGAAGATGAAATCATCTTAAAGGCATTTAAACAACTATTGTTACAGCATCCTGATTTATTATTGATCTTAGTGCCACGTCATCCTGAACGTTTTAAAAAAATCGAAAAACTGATTAAAAATAATCAATTTAATTATATTACTCGTAGTTCGAACCAGATTCCAACCGATCAAACACAAGTGGTTTTGGGAGATACTATGGGTGAATTGTTAGAACTTTATAGCGTGGCAGATATTGCCTTTATCGGTGGTAGTTTAGTCGACCATGGTGGACATAATCCTCTAGAACCAGCCTTACATCATATTCCAATAATTAGCGGTCAATATTTTTTCAATTTTAAAATCATCTGCGAACAGTTAATTGCTGCAAACGGAATGATAATTTGTGACAGCACAGCAGAAGCTTTATACTTAGTAGTAAACAACCTATTAAATAATAAAACAGAAAGCCAACAAATTGGTGAAAATGCCTACCAAGTATTAAAGCAAAATCAAGGTGCATTAGATAGGCTTCTTGGTATTATAAACCGTTATCTTTATTCAAAATAA
- the hemH gene encoding ferrochelatase — protein sequence MDKKQGLLLVNLGTPSSVTPDAIKHYLTEFLLDRHVVDLPAFFWYPILKYRVLPKRVPYIINHYKKIWIDNSSPLMHYSQQLRDKLQQVLPNIDCQLAMTYGEPNLQLALHNLKSCKKITVLPLFPQYSTTTTLAVLDKLKIIKSSQSITNNIHYIRDYADHPSYINALYLQIKQAFEEQGEPEVLVLSYHGIPERYIHKRKDDYIERCQLTTLLLIEKCEANGINIPIEMAYQSKFGKGKWVTPNTSDSLEKLAHNGVKYVHVVCPGFSVDCIETIYEINEENRELFLQAGGKKFYYIPALNDSNLQINLIKDLINYTQTYS from the coding sequence ATGGATAAAAAACAAGGGTTATTACTGGTTAATCTAGGTACGCCAAGCTCTGTTACGCCTGATGCAATCAAACACTATTTAACCGAATTTTTACTTGATAGACATGTGGTGGATTTGCCTGCTTTTTTTTGGTATCCAATTTTAAAGTATCGAGTGTTACCGAAACGGGTACCCTATATTATTAACCACTATAAAAAAATTTGGATAGATAATTCATCACCATTGATGCATTATAGCCAACAACTGCGTGACAAGTTACAACAGGTATTACCTAATATTGATTGTCAATTAGCCATGACTTATGGCGAGCCGAATCTTCAACTTGCATTACATAATCTGAAATCGTGTAAAAAAATAACGGTATTACCATTATTTCCACAATATTCCACAACAACAACATTAGCGGTGCTTGATAAACTAAAGATAATTAAATCTTCTCAATCAATAACCAATAATATTCATTACATCCGCGATTATGCTGATCATCCAAGTTATATTAATGCTCTATATTTGCAAATTAAACAAGCATTTGAAGAACAAGGAGAGCCTGAGGTATTAGTATTATCTTATCACGGAATTCCTGAACGTTATATTCACAAGCGTAAAGATGATTACATAGAGCGTTGCCAACTAACCACATTATTATTAATTGAGAAATGTGAAGCTAATGGTATTAATATTCCCATTGAAATGGCTTATCAATCTAAATTTGGTAAAGGAAAGTGGGTTACGCCAAACACCAGTGATTCATTAGAAAAGTTAGCACATAATGGCGTTAAATATGTTCATGTTGTTTGTCCTGGATTTTCTGTGGATTGTATTGAAACTATTTACGAAATCAACGAAGAAAATCGAGAACTATTTTTACAGGCTGGTGGCAAAAAATTTTATTACATTCCAGCGTTAAATGATTCTAATTTACAAATTAATTTAATTAAAGATCTAATAAACTATACTCAAACGTATAGTTAA
- a CDS encoding CoA-disulfide reductase — translation MKIIIIGAQAAGASAAAKAKRMNPNATIRIYEKTDIVSFGACGLPYFIGDHFTDANEMISRTPQQFQQDGIEIKTCHQVVAIDSIQKKLKIKNINTDECFDDNYDKLLIAVGASPIIPNFTNYHLKNIFTLRDLNDGLAIKQALSDPAVKNVIVVGAGFIGLEIAESFVALNKQVKLIQLDDRVLVDAFDAQITDIIAKNIKQHCDLHLQEQVQGFIGEQHVTHVITNKDTYLADMVIIATGVKPNSEIYQNIGLNMLPNDAIITDSYGQTNLPDIYAAGDCAALQHKVSKAMVYIPLATGANKLGKIVGENLGGGQSQFPGTIGTSAFKAFDIEAGRTGLTEKEAQKAGIAYKTVIVKDKNHSNYVAGQTEVTAKIIYHAETRTILGGQIAGGSGAVLRVNTLATAIWAEMKIDELAMMDFLYAPPFSRPWDILNIAGSIAK, via the coding sequence ATGAAAATAATCATCATTGGCGCTCAAGCTGCAGGGGCGAGTGCTGCTGCTAAAGCCAAAAGAATGAACCCAAATGCTACTATTCGTATTTATGAAAAAACTGACATTGTATCGTTTGGTGCTTGCGGTTTACCCTATTTTATTGGTGACCATTTCACTGATGCTAATGAAATGATATCCCGGACACCACAACAGTTCCAACAAGATGGTATTGAAATAAAAACATGTCACCAAGTCGTCGCTATTGATAGCATACAAAAAAAATTAAAAATTAAAAATATCAATACAGATGAATGCTTTGATGATAATTATGACAAATTATTAATTGCCGTTGGTGCAAGCCCTATCATTCCAAATTTTACAAATTACCACTTGAAAAATATTTTCACTTTACGCGATCTCAATGACGGTTTAGCCATTAAACAAGCATTATCCGATCCAGCAGTAAAAAATGTCATTGTAGTTGGTGCAGGCTTTATAGGGCTTGAAATTGCTGAGTCATTTGTTGCTTTAAATAAGCAAGTCAAATTAATTCAGTTAGATGATAGAGTGCTGGTCGATGCATTCGATGCACAAATTACCGACATAATTGCAAAGAACATTAAACAACATTGTGATTTACATTTACAAGAACAAGTACAAGGTTTTATAGGAGAACAGCATGTCACTCACGTAATTACCAATAAAGATACTTATCTTGCTGACATGGTTATTATCGCAACTGGGGTGAAACCTAACAGTGAAATTTATCAAAATATTGGTCTTAATATGTTACCAAATGACGCTATTATTACCGATAGCTATGGACAGACAAACCTTCCGGATATTTATGCAGCAGGTGACTGCGCTGCATTGCAGCATAAAGTCAGCAAAGCGATGGTTTACATTCCTCTTGCAACAGGTGCGAACAAACTGGGCAAGATAGTTGGTGAAAATCTAGGAGGAGGACAGAGTCAATTCCCTGGAACCATCGGGACATCAGCATTTAAAGCGTTTGATATTGAGGCTGGACGAACAGGCTTAACCGAAAAAGAGGCTCAAAAAGCGGGAATTGCTTATAAAACAGTTATTGTTAAGGATAAAAATCACAGTAACTATGTTGCAGGGCAAACTGAGGTAACAGCCAAAATAATTTATCACGCCGAGACCCGCACCATTTTAGGTGGACAAATTGCAGGTGGCAGTGGCGCTGTTTTACGAGTAAATACGTTAGCAACTGCCATATGGGCAGAAATGAAAATTGATGAATTAGCAATGATGGACTTTCTTTATGCGCCGCCATTTTCAAGACCATGGGACATTTTAAATATTGCAGGTTCAATAGCTAAATAA